A portion of the Leptospira noumeaensis genome contains these proteins:
- a CDS encoding LIC13212 family protein yields MILRFSIALYFLFAISSLYAEKPASATLKERETQKQIDLQRKNGFGDNEIDTLHASIIGNLKKIKKLQELGVDKTAAQYLAHTPEEHKELYKKDKDGKPYMEIKLPQGQSYIDFPTVFLYDGVAYIYPKEDFSDLDKIILAFRRVNADGTIHVKEMRRLVNPSPKSEGTEKDEKGEAKLDTNSDIRLEYYRSLTSDTIWPNEPVQPAEPDIAMVLNDEKDPLPYDKQKHIMMSYKKMLRKISKQTAFKLRNIELDQKQMITKILDYNTN; encoded by the coding sequence ATGATTTTACGATTCTCCATCGCTCTCTATTTCCTATTTGCGATTTCAAGCCTATACGCTGAAAAACCGGCATCTGCTACCTTAAAAGAACGTGAGACCCAAAAACAAATTGATCTTCAAAGAAAAAATGGATTTGGTGATAACGAAATTGATACTCTACACGCAAGTATTATCGGGAACCTTAAAAAAATCAAAAAACTCCAAGAGTTAGGTGTGGATAAAACTGCTGCGCAGTATTTAGCACATACTCCAGAAGAACACAAAGAACTGTATAAAAAAGATAAAGATGGAAAACCTTATATGGAAATCAAACTTCCGCAAGGGCAGTCTTACATTGATTTTCCGACAGTATTTTTGTATGATGGAGTTGCTTATATTTATCCAAAAGAAGACTTTAGCGACTTAGATAAAATCATTTTGGCATTTCGTCGAGTGAATGCAGATGGAACCATCCATGTAAAAGAAATGAGAAGACTTGTAAACCCATCTCCTAAATCAGAAGGCACAGAAAAAGATGAAAAAGGGGAAGCGAAGTTAGATACAAACTCGGATATCCGTTTGGAGTATTACAGGTCTCTTACTTCTGATACAATTTGGCCGAATGAACCTGTGCAACCTGCTGAACCGGACATTGCAATGGTTCTAAATGATGAAAAAGATCCTTTGCCTTATGACAAACAAAAGCACATTATGATGTCTTACAAAAAGATGTTGAGAAAGATTTCTAAACAAACTGCGTTTAAACTCAGAAACATTGAGTTAGACCAAAAACAAATGATTACCAAAATTTTGGATTACAATACGAATTAG
- a CDS encoding DoxX family protein, whose amino-acid sequence MFYKLLATNKDITLTILRVTLGLVIFPHGAQKVLGAFGGYGFEGTMGFFGSLGIPYIFGVLAIVAEFFGAIGLILGLFTRLAAFGIAATMVVAAVLVHLPNGFFVNNNGYGYEYHILAVGLAIPLIIKGAGSFSLDDIIAHKIEG is encoded by the coding sequence ATGTTTTACAAATTACTCGCAACAAACAAAGACATTACACTTACCATCCTACGTGTAACACTAGGTCTCGTCATTTTCCCACACGGAGCACAAAAAGTTCTAGGTGCCTTTGGTGGATACGGATTCGAAGGAACAATGGGATTTTTCGGAAGTTTAGGAATCCCTTACATTTTTGGCGTTCTTGCTATCGTTGCAGAATTTTTTGGTGCGATTGGTCTCATACTTGGACTCTTCACTCGCCTTGCAGCGTTTGGAATTGCAGCTACTATGGTTGTTGCAGCAGTGCTTGTACACTTACCAAACGGTTTCTTTGTAAACAATAATGGTTACGGATATGAATACCACATCCTAGCAGTGGGCCTTGCGATTCCATTAATCATCAAAGGGGCAGGATCGTTCTCTTTAGATGATATCATTGCACATAAAATCGAAGGTTAA
- a CDS encoding alpha/beta hydrolase has translation MLGIKKSVAKLVFSLPEHWISTLVRKSNQPETNQLDPHCALACNIAKFLPKMEQMSPEKARRHYRDQMRIFDEPEFPIPHIEDKLIPTPSASFIPIRVYNANPQKRNLPTILFFHGGGLTIGNLETHDNFCRKMSHYTKSIVIAVDYRLAPEHPYPAAHDDVWLAYQYVRNSAYLFGGSPNAIAVCGDSAGALLATSLCLRAKKDKVPVPIYQALLYPMLDTSKESETYELFGEKYVLTRSIMRWFIQNYLPNQKDRLIHTNSPVLADPKELKGLPPTYLGIAGYDPLREEGETYAKHLQSAGVKVEERHFPSLIHGYIQLTGLIPKAKEAEQDLFQALNRFFSTRKI, from the coding sequence ATGTTAGGTATCAAAAAATCAGTCGCAAAACTTGTCTTTTCGTTACCGGAACATTGGATTTCCACTTTGGTTCGTAAGTCAAACCAACCAGAGACAAACCAATTGGATCCACACTGCGCTTTAGCATGTAACATTGCCAAGTTCCTTCCTAAAATGGAACAAATGAGTCCAGAAAAAGCACGTCGGCATTACCGCGATCAAATGCGGATCTTCGATGAACCGGAATTTCCGATCCCTCATATCGAAGACAAACTCATTCCTACTCCCAGTGCATCATTCATTCCTATTCGAGTCTACAACGCAAACCCACAAAAAAGAAATCTCCCCACCATACTCTTCTTTCACGGTGGCGGACTCACCATCGGCAATTTAGAAACACATGATAATTTTTGCCGTAAAATGTCTCATTACACAAAAAGCATTGTGATTGCCGTAGACTATCGTTTGGCACCAGAACATCCTTATCCAGCTGCTCACGATGATGTTTGGCTCGCATACCAATATGTTCGTAATTCTGCCTATCTTTTTGGCGGATCACCAAATGCCATTGCCGTTTGTGGCGATAGTGCCGGGGCCTTACTTGCCACTTCGCTTTGCCTTAGGGCCAAAAAAGACAAGGTTCCTGTTCCCATCTATCAAGCCTTACTCTACCCCATGCTCGACACTTCAAAAGAATCAGAGACTTATGAACTTTTTGGGGAGAAATATGTTCTCACTCGTTCTATCATGCGTTGGTTCATCCAAAACTATTTGCCCAACCAAAAAGATAGACTCATCCATACAAATTCACCCGTTCTCGCCGACCCCAAAGAATTAAAAGGCCTACCTCCTACCTATCTCGGGATTGCGGGTTACGACCCACTCCGGGAAGAAGGCGAAACTTATGCCAAACACCTCCAATCGGCAGGTGTGAAGGTGGAAGAACGCCATTTTCCGTCCCTAATCCACGGATACATCCAACTCACTGGCCTCATCCCCAAGGCCAAAGAAGCGGAACAAGACCTCTTCCAAGCCCTAAACCGTTTTTTTTCAACAAGAAAAATCTGA
- the lpxD gene encoding UDP-3-O-(3-hydroxymyristoyl)glucosamine N-acyltransferase, with product MNQLNLSTLQSLLPEAKFHNIESISSVSFTGLTSLNLANTNEISFVAAKTFVNEAKTCNARLLIVSPDIVDSLTEKALIIVPKVELATAKIIRQFFPEKQPSGKHSSHIVVDPSAKIGSNTDIGHFVTIGKDSVIGNDCIIEDGVKIGDRVHIGDGARIGKNCVFFDDTIVGKRFIVFGNSSFGGDGFGFVYAEGKHNKVPQVGRVVIGDDVEVGSNCTIDRGALTDTTIGNGCKFDNMVHIAHNCKVGDHVIIAGQSGLAGSVTLGNNVIIGGACAISDHLTLLEGTIIAGGSSLRTSPKTKDVYIGWDLGLTFPEFQKYRVNIKNIVNLNKWLKRIENVEKKVGIEPKES from the coding sequence ATGAACCAACTCAATCTATCTACTCTCCAGTCATTACTCCCAGAAGCAAAGTTTCACAATATAGAAAGCATCAGTTCTGTTTCTTTTACAGGACTCACTTCTCTTAATTTGGCAAATACAAATGAAATTTCTTTCGTTGCCGCTAAAACCTTTGTGAATGAAGCCAAAACATGCAATGCACGTTTACTCATTGTATCTCCTGATATAGTGGATTCCTTAACAGAAAAAGCCTTAATCATCGTCCCAAAAGTAGAACTTGCTACAGCAAAAATCATCCGCCAATTTTTTCCAGAAAAACAACCATCAGGCAAACATAGTTCACATATTGTTGTTGATCCATCAGCTAAGATCGGATCCAACACAGACATCGGACACTTTGTAACCATTGGAAAAGATTCTGTCATCGGAAATGATTGTATCATTGAAGATGGAGTCAAAATTGGAGATCGTGTTCATATCGGTGATGGTGCAAGGATTGGAAAAAACTGCGTTTTCTTCGATGATACAATTGTTGGGAAACGTTTTATCGTATTTGGAAACTCCAGTTTCGGTGGTGATGGGTTCGGATTTGTTTACGCAGAAGGCAAACATAATAAAGTCCCACAAGTAGGTCGTGTTGTGATTGGAGATGATGTGGAAGTAGGAAGTAACTGCACGATCGACCGCGGTGCCCTTACAGATACAACCATAGGTAATGGATGTAAATTTGACAATATGGTTCACATTGCTCACAACTGTAAGGTGGGAGACCATGTGATCATTGCTGGCCAATCTGGTCTTGCAGGAAGTGTTACACTTGGAAACAATGTCATCATTGGTGGTGCTTGTGCGATTAGTGACCACTTAACACTATTGGAAGGAACCATCATTGCCGGTGGGTCAAGCCTAAGAACTTCTCCAAAAACAAAAGATGTGTATATTGGTTGGGATTTAGGACTCACTTTCCCAGAGTTTCAAAAGTATCGTGTGAATATCAAAAACATCGTGAACCTTAACAAATGGCTCAAACGAATTGAAAATGTAGAAAAGAAAGTAGGAATCGAACCAAAAGAATCCTAA
- a CDS encoding MFS transporter, with product MSQDKNPEAKKKKNREIFGWCMFDFANSSYTTVIISVVYCEIFTRLVVPADIGSDNPYRMGNSLWAWALAASYLFVVATGPIFGAITDYSSKKKLFLFLSYIGCVVATFALYFVEPGMVLLGMVLVALSNFFFASGENFASSFLPSLGSKEDLGKISGYAWGIGYFGGIGSVALATTLGDDYTLDNFQNLKLVGPYTAIFFLVAAIPTFLFLKEPHLPLGVSHSVNYFKIGKDRVVQTLKDARNFKDLMIYLVSLFFTMAALAIVISFAFIYGSQEIHIEAEHKRIMFIFIQIFAAVGALAFGVIQDSIGAKKTFNLTLVLWLVTCGLIYYVHDVTNLINMVLGKNWTVQWVFVFISSLAGMGLGSTQSASRALVGIFSPESKSGEFFGMWGLSGKIAGAAGLFLFGYIQTLVTLRNAFLVVAFFYFLSLLINLFVNEERGVGAAQAFQEKP from the coding sequence ATGTCCCAAGACAAAAACCCGGAAGCCAAAAAGAAAAAAAACCGTGAAATATTCGGATGGTGTATGTTCGATTTTGCGAATTCTTCGTATACCACAGTCATCATCAGTGTCGTTTATTGTGAAATTTTTACAAGACTTGTGGTTCCTGCCGATATCGGATCGGACAATCCGTACCGAATGGGAAATTCCCTTTGGGCTTGGGCGCTTGCCGCTTCCTATTTATTTGTCGTAGCGACAGGTCCCATTTTTGGAGCCATTACTGACTATAGTTCCAAGAAAAAACTCTTCCTTTTTCTCAGTTATATTGGCTGCGTAGTCGCGACATTTGCACTCTACTTTGTGGAACCAGGAATGGTTTTGCTGGGGATGGTTCTCGTTGCCCTTTCGAACTTTTTCTTTGCTTCGGGCGAAAACTTTGCCTCCAGTTTTTTGCCCTCTCTTGGATCCAAAGAAGACTTAGGTAAAATTTCAGGTTATGCTTGGGGGATCGGTTACTTCGGTGGGATTGGGTCTGTAGCCCTTGCGACAACTCTTGGTGATGATTACACCTTAGACAACTTCCAAAATTTAAAGTTAGTTGGACCTTACACTGCAATTTTCTTCCTTGTCGCAGCCATTCCTACTTTTCTTTTCCTAAAGGAACCTCATTTACCGTTAGGTGTTTCTCATAGTGTCAATTATTTCAAAATTGGAAAAGACCGAGTGGTGCAAACCTTAAAGGATGCTCGAAACTTCAAAGATTTAATGATCTATTTGGTCTCTTTGTTTTTCACTATGGCGGCTCTTGCCATTGTCATCTCTTTTGCTTTTATTTATGGTTCTCAAGAGATTCATATTGAAGCAGAACACAAACGGATCATGTTTATCTTCATCCAAATTTTTGCTGCCGTGGGAGCTCTTGCTTTTGGTGTGATCCAAGATAGTATTGGAGCAAAAAAAACATTTAACCTTACGCTTGTTCTCTGGCTCGTCACCTGTGGATTGATATATTATGTACATGATGTGACAAACCTGATCAATATGGTTCTTGGTAAAAATTGGACTGTTCAGTGGGTTTTTGTTTTTATTTCTTCACTAGCAGGAATGGGACTTGGTTCCACACAATCTGCTTCCAGAGCCCTTGTTGGTATTTTTAGTCCTGAGTCCAAATCGGGAGAATTTTTTGGGATGTGGGGACTTTCTGGAAAAATTGCAGGTGCAGCGGGATTATTTCTGTTTGGATACATCCAAACACTGGTAACTCTTAGAAATGCTTTCCTTGTAGTTGCTTTCTTTTATTTTCTATCACTACTCATTAATTTATTCGTAAATGAGGAAAGGGGAGTCGGAGCTGCCCAAGCTTTCCAAGAAAAACCATGA
- a CDS encoding RibD family protein gives MKLSINMAMTLDGKVVRPDGRWYGLTSSEDKTQMDVYRSQSDAVLVGKNSIINDNPIVKIRAVPNALNPRPVILVRKGTLPPDKHVFEESDHIPLIICTKTNLKEIKTSLENKAEIFALDSDDIDPKKVTGILKRKGYKNVLLEGGPKLNFSFLEADLVDRIYLTIVPYIIGKTGLAGIADRNTELPGFDKNGWTLKDNFTKGNEIFLVYEKG, from the coding sequence ATGAAATTATCGATCAATATGGCCATGACCTTGGACGGAAAGGTCGTTCGACCAGATGGCCGTTGGTATGGACTCACGTCCAGTGAGGATAAAACACAAATGGATGTCTATCGTTCCCAATCCGATGCAGTCCTTGTAGGGAAAAACTCTATCATCAACGACAATCCCATTGTGAAAATCAGAGCGGTACCCAATGCCTTAAACCCAAGGCCTGTCATTTTGGTTCGCAAAGGAACTTTGCCCCCAGACAAACATGTTTTTGAAGAATCTGACCATATCCCTCTCATTATCTGCACAAAGACCAATTTGAAAGAAATCAAAACGAGCCTGGAAAACAAAGCCGAGATCTTTGCTTTGGATTCCGATGACATTGATCCTAAGAAAGTCACAGGAATTCTGAAACGAAAAGGTTATAAAAATGTCCTCCTCGAAGGTGGGCCCAAACTTAACTTTTCCTTTTTGGAAGCAGACCTGGTAGATCGAATTTATTTAACCATTGTGCCCTATATCATCGGTAAAACGGGACTTGCCGGGATTGCTGACCGAAATACGGAACTTCCAGGATTCGATAAGAATGGTTGGACCCTAAAAGACAATTTTACCAAAGGAAACGAAATCTTTCTAGTTTACGAAAAAGGCTAA
- a CDS encoding (2Fe-2S)-binding protein produces MNSSGMDPFDLNSLMRPKRVCLCRMVTEDELVRAIHAGAVTMEQIRETTRASTGCGTCSMQVYHILQRELQNLSRRKIS; encoded by the coding sequence ATGAATAGTTCAGGTATGGATCCTTTCGATTTAAATTCCCTTATGAGACCCAAACGGGTCTGTTTATGTCGAATGGTGACGGAAGATGAATTAGTTCGGGCCATCCATGCTGGCGCCGTGACCATGGAACAAATCAGAGAAACCACAAGGGCCTCTACCGGCTGCGGCACCTGCTCCATGCAGGTGTACCACATCCTCCAGCGCGAATTGCAGAATCTCTCACGGAGGAAAATTTCATGA